Proteins encoded by one window of Arachis hypogaea cultivar Tifrunner chromosome 1, arahy.Tifrunner.gnm2.J5K5, whole genome shotgun sequence:
- the LOC112708572 gene encoding uncharacterized protein isoform X2, translating to MVGGGSRREEAPVINSSNVFAALGSLKKKKKKPEKEQGSSKGRASSSSSTAASSTAKQQEKKEVFWAPAPLTSKSWADVDDEDDDDYYATTAPPQSVWGAPVAAAAESEPPAEESDSEIEGLDDAEDDAEDEHENDLEVPVEPEPVVKKPREPSLSTKETEKQLSKKELKKKELEELEAVLAELGLQKEPGSQADSHGVEKVEDRNGELEKKENATGESKNAKKKKKKDKSSKEQKESQDQPDSVADGKTTTEIAGTGKAEDAPVTDVKERLKKVASVKKKKSSKEMDAGARAAASEAAARSARLAAAKKKDKATHYNQQPVR from the exons ATGGTGGGAGGAGGGAGTAGGAGGGAGGAGGCGCCGGTCATAAACAGCTCCAACGTGTTCGCAGCGCTCGGAAgcctcaagaagaagaagaagaagcctgAGAAGGAACAGGGTTCATCCAAGGGGAGAGCCTCCTCGTCCTCTTCCACCGCCGCTTCCTCCACCGCAAAACAGCAGGAGAAAAAGGAGGTTTTCTGGGCCCCGGCGCCACTCACGTCGAAGTCATGGGCTGACGTTGACGACGAGGATGATGACGACTACTACGCCACCACCGCTCCACCTCAATCCGTTTGGGGCGCccctgttgctgctgctgctgaatCCGAGCCCCCTGCTGAG GAAAGCGATAGTGAGATAGAAGGCCTTGATGATGCTGAAGATGATGCTGAGGATGAACATGAAAATGATTTAGAAGTGCCAGTAGAACCTGAACCTGTTGTTAAGAAGCCTCGTGAACCCTCATTGTCTACCAAGGAAACTGAAAAGCAACTTTCGAAGAAGGAATTGAAGAAAAAAGAGCTTGAGGAGCTTGAAGCTGTTTTAGCAGAGCTAGGATTGCAAAAAGAACCCGGAAGCCAGGCTGACTCCCATG GTGTTGAGAAGGTAGAGGATCGCAATGGTGAGTTAGAAAAGAAGGAGAATGCCACCGGTGAAAGCAAAaatgcaaagaagaagaagaagaaggacaaaTCTTCTAAGGAGCAGAAAGAATCGCAAGACCAGCCTGATTCTGTGGCTGATGGAAAGACAACTACTGAAATTGCTGGAACGGGGAAGGCAGAGGATGCACCTGTAACCGACGTGAAAGAGCGACTTAAGAAAGTTGCTTCtgtgaagaagaaaaaatcaaGTAAGGAGATGGATGCTGGTGCAAGGGCTGCTGCTAGTGAGGCTGCTGCTAGGAGTGCAAGGCTTGCCGCGGCAAAGAAAAAAGATAAGGCGACTCACTACAATCAGCAGCCTGTGCGGTAA
- the LOC112708599 gene encoding uncharacterized protein — translation MVGGGIRRDEAPVINSTNVFAALGSLKKKKKKPEKDQQGSSKGRGAAAEAESEKKEVFWAPAPLTAKSWADVDDEDDDDYYATTAPPQAVWASSTAAPSASVTEAEAEAAGEESESEIEGLDDVEDEAEDEHENSSEVHVEAEPVLKRPPEPSPATKETERQLSKKELKKKELEELEAVLVELGLQKEPSGQDDSHGAEKKEDDRNGEVEKKENAAGESKSAKKKKKKDKSSKEQKEPQDQPDGVDVNNATSETAGSEKADDASSTDVKERLKKVASMKKKKSSKEMDAAARAAASEAAARSARLAAAKKKEKAHYNQQPVR, via the exons ATGGTGGGTGGAGGTATCAGGAGAGACGAGGCGCCGGTCATAAACAGTACCAACGTGTTCGCCGCCCTCGGAAgcctcaagaagaagaagaagaagcctgAGAAGGACCAACAGGGTTCTTCCAAGGGAAGAGGCGCCGCGGCGGAGGCGGAATCCGAGAAGAAGGAGGTTTTCTGGGCTCCGGCTCCTCTCACCGCCAAGTCTTGGGCTGATGTTGATGACGAAGACGATGACGATTACTATGCAACCACTGCACCTCCTCAGGCCGTTTGGGCTTCATCCACTGCTGCTCCCTCAGCTTCGGTGACTGAGGCCGAGGCCGAGGCCGCCGGAGAG GAAAGTGAGAGTGAGATAGAAGGTCTTGATGATGTTGAAGATGAAGCTGAGGATGAACATGAAAATAGCTCAGAAGTGCATGTAGAAGCTGAGCCTGTTCTTAAAAGACCTCCTGAACCTTCGCCAGCTACCAAAGAAACTGAAAGGCAACTTTCAAAGAAGGAATTGAAGAAAAAAGAGCTCGAAGAGCTTGAAGCTGTTTTGGTTGAGCTAGGATTACAAAAAGAACCCAGTGGTCAGGATGACTCCCATG GTGCTGAGAAGAAGGAAGATGATCGCAACGGAGAGgtggagaagaaggagaatgctGCTGGGGAAAGCAAAAgtgcaaaaaagaagaaaaagaaggataaatctTCAAAGGAACAGAAAGAACCACAAGACCAGCCTGATGGCGTGGATGTCAATAATGCAACTTCTGAGACTGCAGGATCTGAGAAGGCCGATGATGCATCGTCAACTGATGTCAAAGAGCGGCTTAAGAAAGTTGCCtctatgaagaagaaaaagtcaaGCAAGGAGATGGATGCAGCTGCACGCGCAGCTGCTAGTGAGGCTGCTGCACGGAGTGCAAGGCTTGCCGCagccaagaaaaaagaaaaggcacACTACAATCAGCAGCCGGTTCGGTAA
- the LOC112708572 gene encoding uncharacterized protein isoform X1 → MVGGGSRREEAPVINSSNVFAALGSLKKKKKKPEKEQGSSKGRASSSSSTAASSTAKQQEKKEVFWAPAPLTSKSWADVDDEDDDDYYATTAPPQSVWGAPVAAAAESEPPAEQESDSEIEGLDDAEDDAEDEHENDLEVPVEPEPVVKKPREPSLSTKETEKQLSKKELKKKELEELEAVLAELGLQKEPGSQADSHGVEKVEDRNGELEKKENATGESKNAKKKKKKDKSSKEQKESQDQPDSVADGKTTTEIAGTGKAEDAPVTDVKERLKKVASVKKKKSSKEMDAGARAAASEAAARSARLAAAKKKDKATHYNQQPVR, encoded by the exons ATGGTGGGAGGAGGGAGTAGGAGGGAGGAGGCGCCGGTCATAAACAGCTCCAACGTGTTCGCAGCGCTCGGAAgcctcaagaagaagaagaagaagcctgAGAAGGAACAGGGTTCATCCAAGGGGAGAGCCTCCTCGTCCTCTTCCACCGCCGCTTCCTCCACCGCAAAACAGCAGGAGAAAAAGGAGGTTTTCTGGGCCCCGGCGCCACTCACGTCGAAGTCATGGGCTGACGTTGACGACGAGGATGATGACGACTACTACGCCACCACCGCTCCACCTCAATCCGTTTGGGGCGCccctgttgctgctgctgctgaatCCGAGCCCCCTGCTGAG CAGGAAAGCGATAGTGAGATAGAAGGCCTTGATGATGCTGAAGATGATGCTGAGGATGAACATGAAAATGATTTAGAAGTGCCAGTAGAACCTGAACCTGTTGTTAAGAAGCCTCGTGAACCCTCATTGTCTACCAAGGAAACTGAAAAGCAACTTTCGAAGAAGGAATTGAAGAAAAAAGAGCTTGAGGAGCTTGAAGCTGTTTTAGCAGAGCTAGGATTGCAAAAAGAACCCGGAAGCCAGGCTGACTCCCATG GTGTTGAGAAGGTAGAGGATCGCAATGGTGAGTTAGAAAAGAAGGAGAATGCCACCGGTGAAAGCAAAaatgcaaagaagaagaagaagaaggacaaaTCTTCTAAGGAGCAGAAAGAATCGCAAGACCAGCCTGATTCTGTGGCTGATGGAAAGACAACTACTGAAATTGCTGGAACGGGGAAGGCAGAGGATGCACCTGTAACCGACGTGAAAGAGCGACTTAAGAAAGTTGCTTCtgtgaagaagaaaaaatcaaGTAAGGAGATGGATGCTGGTGCAAGGGCTGCTGCTAGTGAGGCTGCTGCTAGGAGTGCAAGGCTTGCCGCGGCAAAGAAAAAAGATAAGGCGACTCACTACAATCAGCAGCCTGTGCGGTAA